CACAAGCAGATGAACCCAACAACATGATAGATGAACTAAAAGCAATACAGCttaccagaaaatattttctattcacTAATATGGAGAAACACTTTACAACACACATCAGAACAGATTATAAGCACCACTAACCAGAATACACTATGAGTCTATGACTAATTTAGAATGCAGCCTCTGCAAACATTTATGGCCTTGAACCAAAAAGGCCAACCCTCAGCTTCTGAGGTCTTTCACAGGACATCTCTATGGCCCATTATAGAGGTGCTCACCAATATGAACACAAGGGTTTGTAATTTAACAGAGCAACCGTATGCAAATGGAAGCATGAAGAAACAGAGAGCAGCCAACTGATATATGTTATATAGTGAGCATGTCCATGAGTGTAAGACTTATCAATTACCAACGTactaaatatcaaatattaGCATGAAGAATTGAAGGGAAATGGGGAAAGGAAACAATCATACAAAAATCCTTCTTAACTCCCGGTAGAGCAACTCGGAATAAATATGCAGCTTTGCTGATACCAATGTCCACAGCACCAATAGGTGGTCCAATTTTCCCCTTTCTAGCAGTCCCACCCAAAACAATAGAAGCATGCGAGTTACAATCTTCTACATTTGGAATAGAGAGAAGAGGCATCATGACAGGTCCATCTAATTTACAAGTCCTCTCGTAAGTTCCTCTTTTACTTTGATGTTTTGACACAGGAACTACATGGGGAAATGCTGGTGTTGACGGAGGATCATTGCGGTGCCTTCTCATGTATTTTTGTCGAAATCTTGTTGATGAATTACCATTTCCATTGGCAGAGTATTTTGCAGCTTTCTCCACACTACCATTCATGTAATTCTGCTCACCATCGTTGCCAGCTTGGTACTCATACTTGTAACATAGGGCTTCATTTATGTCTATTTTCAAATTATCAATACCAGCTAAAGATCTGAACCTTTCCAGATCCTCCTCTTTCATAGATGATGTAATAGGATCACAAATAAGAACAATTCCCTTCACAATCCTGAAGCTTGCAGGGAACCATATCTGTTTATGAAGATTCAAAGGGAAAAGACTAGTGAACTGCTTACTTTCTTCTATCAACCCTGAGCTTGGGGAAGGAAGGGTTCCCTTTAGGTACATATGCAACATATTTGGTTTTAAGACAAGGCTAGGACTAGCTTTCCTCAGGACATAGTAATATAAGCTCTCCAATAGAGAAATGCTGACATATGAAGGGCAGAGATCGCTCAACGTATATGTTGCTAAACcttcatttaatttttgaagtgCTGAGCACCTTGGGTTATCAGACTTGACATCAGGACCAAAGTAAGTGCTCATGATGAAATTGAGCAAAAAATGCTGGTTATCAAATGGTGGTTGGACTGAGCTTCCAGGAGTTCCATTTTCACCTTCTGAGCCCATGCCTTGCATCAACTTCTTTAAAAGTCACAAAAGCCTGCTaaaacacctaaaaataagtaaaatcaaattattattttttcctgtCTAGAAGCATCACATTACATATTTCTTCTatagtttttaatgttttattgaCTTTGATTACTATCATGattaataataatcaaaatgcAACAAAATGCTACTAGGCTATTCAAAAAGCACTCCTCAAGGCTCATTGAATGCaatattttaatgaatgaagaaatggAATATGTTCAACCAAGTAAAAGGGCagcttcatttaaaaaatggatCTACGTTGGTTTACCTATGAACTATAGAACGCTATGAAGCCATAAAGGAAtacaaaaatacatatattcacacacacacacacacacatattttccCTTGCTTTGTAGACCACTAATATCCAAATTTTAGTCTTTCAGATGAGTTAATTCTGCTTTATAGAGTTTAAACAAGTACATATGTTTCTTAATTCTTCAAACAAATATAGACAATATAGGAAAAATCTCTTATATCTTACTTGGCAATACGAAGTAGTTCTATACAATGCTATACCAACAttctcatatatttatttacgaAGTAAACCCAAATTTTTACATCCATTTTTTCACATccacttttatgttttaaatgtgtacattttttttcccactttttaAAATGTGTACAGTTCCGCATCAATTGTGGATATATGTGTAAAATAATAGATATAAACAAGTGTGAAAGAATAATTAACctatttattgataaaaaaaattaaaacaaaaaaacattctCCGTTCACACCGTGAAACATGATTTCCGTTAAAACTGTAGAATCgtattttaaaaacacaatttcagtCATGCGACGGTGTGTGTATGGTGAGTGTGAGTAATAAGGAGTGTACGACCATCATTACTCATTTATCTTACGCTGCCTCCAATTTTCATCACCCCGTAGCCCTAGTCAGTCAAGACAAAAAACAATACATGCACTTTCAGATTTTATTTGCCATCAACTTTACCCATGAAACTGTGGTCCTAAGCTAGGCATTTAATATGGTCTAGACCCACACTCTCACTCCCTTGCCCCCACAACCGGACCCGGCCGTATTAAACAGTAATATTGGAAAACATTTTAGAACAAAGGCCAATTTCAAAACTTTAGAACAGTGAACACAGTTTTAACACGAATTAAACAGTAattactacaaaaaaaaaaaaaaaaaaatttcactgtAATGTAAATATTAAAACACCTAAAAAAGGTGGCATTAAAATTGAGAATGTAAGCGTGGGCTTAAGTTTACCGTATCTATTGTGGGGAGAACGGAATGATGATAAGCATTTGGTTTACAATGACGGAATGTGTTCAGTAATTTGCTCCTGTTCTGGCCCCAATGTGAGTTAAAAATGGGAAGTAGTGAGAGAGCGGCGCAGTGAGAGAGTCTCCTCTAGTCTAGTCTAGTCTAGTCTAGAGactctagtattttttttttttttttttttagtgggatGTAAAAGTTGGGTGTACCAGAGGAGAAGGTATTAGGTGAGAGACAATGGGCTTAAAAGCCCGTCTCACCCAGAACCAGAATTTTCTCGTACCAGAGGCAGCGTGTGGAGTGTGAGGGCGTCCACTGTAGTTGTAATTTCAGTTTGTAACATCAGGAGCTCGATTGGGCCCGACGTCGTTTTGTGTTACTAAATCCTgcgccttctttttttttgaagtaatttTAGTGGCGATGTGTTTGTTAGGTCAAAAACCCGAAAGTTCTCGCCTTAACAAATGCTTTTGGTAATAATGAAATGATAACGCAAGCATTTACAGtagttatataaaataatttatataaataagttGAAgagttcataaaataaatatgaaaattgataaaaataagcatgcctaaattattaattaaaattaagtcTAAAAAATAAGCCACTTAATATAATTCAAACCCTAAATCACATAAGTAACAtcactaaaaaaatatgaaattaaagGATGTCATATTGTAGCAAAGTTTTGgctaaataaaatcttattgcattatatttcttaaaattctaGAAATAAAGGCATATCTTACAAATCAAAGTCATATTCTATGCATATTTCATATCTCATTGGTTGCTCTATTCTCATGGATTACGATCTAAACTAAAACTTGAAGCTCTATCTTTATTGAAAAGTCAAGCATCAATctcattataaaattattgttttcattatacttTAAATTCAAACAAGGGTACTACAATAACCCATAAATgtaatttaattcaaaattaaaaaagtggaTGAATCATAACACCTCGTCTAGCTTGCACAGGTTGCAAGAAAACCATTGGGTCTTACTAGGTTTAATCAGTTCAATTGTATAAGTGGTCCAATTAAACAATTGGATCAGTTTAAGCACCAGTTCATTGGGTTACTAGTTCGATTAATGAGTTGAgtcaaatttaataattatgtcaaactatataaaaagagaataTGTTATATGACCTAAGTAGATAAGGCCAAATCCAAATGAAAAATTGGTCATCAGTAAGTTTAGTGAATGAAACCCAATCCAtcaattttataagtttttaatttttaagtcttTTTGTAAACCTGGTTTAtaacactaatattactattttcgtgtgtgttctaataagtattactgtttactaaaaaaaaatgtctttttaTGTGAGTGCAATTAATTCAATCTTAGATTCTCTCACCTCTTCTTGATTGGCTTGTAACTACCCTATCTCCATATTTATCCTTACACAAcacctactctctctctctctctctctcaatttttcaattaaaaaaaaaaaaaagcaacatcCGGTAATAAATGTTAATCTGTGTACAAATGTTAATCTCTATACCTAACaaagaaacaatataaaaattttgaataacatCTGGTATGGGATATGTACGAGGATGGTATGGATTCACGAAGATCAATGTCAATTAAGAAATTAGGAGTCTTTTGGctaaatattgttaaaaaatgaagtttatttttatatgggCATTCTTCAAACTTATTTGGAAAAATGAGGGGGGAAACAAATTTAGTCAATAATGTTGCCAAAATTCTAagaaaaagtatgagagaggagagagaaatggtGTGATGgaaggagagagagacaatTGAATTTCAATCATGTAGTTACCGAAATTCCTACCCAAAATGCAAGCTACCCAAATTAGAGGAGtgccgaaaaaaagagagaaaaaaaaaaaagaattatgacAATGGAGTTGCTGAAATTgtaggggagaggagagggatAAAAAAGAATCAAGGCCATGGAGTTGCCGAAAATgtggagaagagaaaagaagaagaaagaattatGGCAATTGAGTTGTCGAGAATgtatgggaggaaaaaaaaaaaaaaaaaaagaatcatggCTTGCTGAtaactagagaaaaaaaattatggcaagCCACAATTTAGGCAACTCCATTGatcattgcctttttttttcccaatttcaGCAagccacaaaatttttttttttggtgtaccTATGAACTGTAGAACTCTATGAAGCCATAAAGGAAtacaaaaatacatatattcACACGCACTCATATTTTCCCTTGCTTTGCAGACCATTAATATCTAACTTTTAGGGCCCGTTTGTTACaattgtttaaacaataattttcagtatttaaacaacattacacgtatttttacacattttttcacccacacgtatttccaaaaaatatgaaTAGCATTACTAAAACAATATTACCAAATAGGCCCAAAAGTCTTTCGAATGAGGTTATTCTGCTTTATAGAAT
This DNA window, taken from Quercus robur chromosome 2, dhQueRobu3.1, whole genome shotgun sequence, encodes the following:
- the LOC126712628 gene encoding increased DNA methylation 3, which encodes MQGMGSEGENGTPGSSVQPPFDNQHFLLNFIMSTYFGPDVKSDNPRCSALQKLNEGLATYTLSDLCPSYVSISLLESLYYYVLRKASPSLVLKPNMLHMYLKGTLPSPSSGLIEESKQFTSLFPLNLHKQIWFPASFRIVKGIVLICDPITSSMKEEDLERFRSLAGIDNLKIDINEALCYKYEYQAGNDGEQNYMNGSVEKAAKYSANGNGNSSTRFRQKYMRRHRNDPPSTPAFPHVVPVSKHQSKRGTYERTCKLDGPVMMPLLSIPNVEDCNSHASIVLGGTARKGKIGPPIGAVDIGISKAAYLFRVALPGVKKDFCPFSCEIESNGKVHLQGSTAGGRTIKKRSRVFEMEFQQLCPPGPFTLSFSLPGPVDPRLFAPNFRSDGIFEAVVLKHE